DNA from Lates calcarifer isolate ASB-BC8 linkage group LG14, TLL_Latcal_v3, whole genome shotgun sequence:
atatatagcaataTTTCTGGTTTAAGACAAAGCATCTTTCTCTTTGATACAAAGGTTTATCTGTGTaagaatcctatccataatgtggtcagacactgagaaaccatttattttatccctgtaaatcatttacacccaaaaacatgggcaAATAAATCTCAGGTTAAAAAGTACCACAGTTATCCATCCAGCTGTCAACAAATGTTATAGCTCACACAATATTAGTTgatttatttgacatattttccACAAGACCATTTGGCATTTGGTAATATTTTGATCTGATGGACAGCTACACATGATAGTGTCTAAAAGCCAGCATATACAGGCTAACAGGCTCTGATCCCACTGTCATGCTTTACCAGTGGATGCTGGTCTTTATGAATGTTTGGTTTGGATGCTGATGTGAATGTTCCTGGAAACATTTGTGGAAGGTTCTTGTACTACTACAGTGACTGTGACATTGCTGAAAGGACCCTTCTTCTATGTGGAGATCCTCTAAGGCCCACATGACAATAATGACCACGCCTCTCTGAGTTTTTGTTGGATCATGATTCAGCTCCACTCATGAAGATCCCTCAATAGTACAGATGTTTTATGCCAAGtaaatgtcttcagtgtttaaaacaaagacagccACATCAGTATTGATGTAGTGTAACCTGGACGACTTCCTGTGGTCTAAACATTGTCAGTCATGTTCCCATGAAACAGAAGATGCACAAAGTAGATGCTCTCATACATGGATGTGGTTGTGTTAGTGTGAGTTTGTCCCTTTTTGTGAATCTGAAAGCAGATGGTGCAAAATGAAGAAGCTTGTCATTAACaacatttaataatattttgtattagtACAAAATCACATGTCATCTGGTGATGAGGAAGATGGTAACActgaaaaagtatgtgaacccttgaattaatgacctcaaaaaagctaattggagtcaggtgttagcatacctggagtcttgttaagaaaggaggaggtggaggtgtagactagagctactttgactgttaaaaaccactcaaactttTTGAGTTTGCTCTGCACAAGAAGAATACACTTATGTGAGCCATGCCTCGCCAAAAAGAGCTTTCAGAGGATCTATGatcaagaattgttgatttacatGAAGCCAGAAAGGGttataaagtcatttcaaagaCTTTAGAAATTCACCAGTCTACAGATAGGCAAACAATCTACAAATGGAGACACTTTGGGACTGTGGCTACTCTACCGAGAAGTGGGCGCCCAGTCAGAATGACCCCATGAGCACAATCAAGACTCatcaatgaggtaaagaaacacCCCCAGTGACAGCCAAAGGTTTGAAGGCGTCATTGGAGCTAgctaacatctgtgttcatgagtcTACAGTACGTAAAACATTGAACAAGCAGGGTGTCTATGGCAGGACACCACGAACGAAGCCGCTGCTTACTAAAAAGAACAGTTTTAGTTCTTTTGAGATCGAGCACATTGACACTCCACAGCggtattggcaaaatgttttgtggactgatgaaactaagattGAACTATTTGGAAAGAACATTGCTGCACTACATCTGGAGTAAAAAGGGCACTGcatatcatcatgaaaacatcatcccaaccgtaaagtatggtggaggaaacataATGATTTGGGCCTGCTTTGCTGCATCAGGGCCTGGCCAGCTTGCAATCATTGAGGGGAAGATGAATTCCCAAGTGTATCAAAAAATTCTTCAGGATAATGTGAGAATGTCTATACAtcagctgaaactctgtagaagttgggtgatgcaacaggacaatgatccaaaacacCGGAGCAAGTCCACAACAGAATggcttcagaaaaacaaaatctgccttttggagtggccaagtcagagcccagacctcaaTCCAATAGAGATGCTATGGAATGACTTGAAGAGAGCCGTACACATGAGACGTccaaagaaaatgacagaggtAAAGCAgttctgccaggaagaatgggctaaaattcctcctgaacgatgtgcaggtctgatccacagctacAGGAAGTGCCtggttgaggttattgctgccaagGGGGGGTCAACTAGCTATTAAttccaagggttcacttactttttccactaccattttgaatgttgagtgtgttcaataaagaacAGAGAATACACCTCACAACTCCTCCCTCCCTGGAGCCTGTATTCATTGTTTCATGTCAGATTTTATTAACTGAGGTTTGACTGTAGAGGCTTCAGGATTTTCACCTCTGTCATCCTcagaccaaacagcaaacaaacagcatatgaacagacactgagagcaagagaaagatgTGTGAGAATCAAAAGTAAACACtatcaagaaaataatagatttaccttaatactgatgtttagacAAAGTGATCTTAATTCCTCCTGTATGATGTTCTGTTTATTAACCTGGATATTAGCTGTAgctttaacaggaagaaaacataaTAAGGTAAACGGCCATAATTTGCCTTTCCCAAACACATTGTTGAGATGTGGGACAAAACTCCTCATGTTAATATGGAATCTGGCTCTTACAAATGGCAACGACTATGAAGTTAGTCACTGAGTCAACACTGGTCTTTACCTTGTGGCTCTCCCTGGACTGTTATCTTTTGCCGTGTGACTCTACAAAGGTCAAACACAGAGGGATGTTTTAGTCTTGGTCTTAACCATCACCTTTTACCTGCTGGTTGATTGATCATATTGTTGATAGATACCAGGACTCAGAAACTGTTGTGCTGATATATTAGGGCATAACAGTTGTTAGTCATGACTGTACTATATATTAATTCAGTGATCAGCATTAGAAACCTGACACATGAGAGTGTGGCCTGAAACTGTGGCCTTGCATgtaaatgttgctgtgtacTCTGAAATGTTGAATGCAGATGTTAATGTAGGTTCTGTAAAGTAGTTTGGTAAGTTTGTTCAAAGCAGATGCACTGTATTTGCAATTTGTAAAAGTAGTTTTAGTCTTAGTCTTTGAAAACAGCGAatcatgtgatgtttgtgatcATGGCTGAAGTCTTCCTGTGGTGAACTTTATTTTTAGACTCGTTCAGTGTTTGTCACCAACaatgttagttttttttcttcactgtctttttttaatctatacAAGTACAGAGGCTGATCCAAGAACAAGAGCTCAGACcacactgagctgctcagaTGAAGAGATGTGTAtctctctcacccctccctcccccacagACCATTGACTCTGCCTATGAGTCAGTTTGACAGTTATCAGTGTCTCTTGTGGCTCCTCCtcatcaaacataaaatatgtccTTGTCCCTCTCAGATGAAGATGTGATGTAGACAAactaagaaagacagagactttGACCAGGAAATGTTGACTCTCCATTTATACAGGAACTTGATTACAAAAACTATTtctgccaccacacacacagaaaagcaaaatagCAGATTAATATGATGAAACTCCTGGTTGCAGTTCCACTTGTGTCCTGAGTCTATCTGCTGGCAGTATAAATAACATGAGTTTCCACCTGTGTCTCTGCAGGCCTCCTGTTTCTGAGTGTTTTTGGAAGGAGCCTCAGTGCTGCAGAGTTCAGGTCATCAGAGCCCAGATTCTGTAAATCAGAGCATTTagagtcacacactgtttttcaCAATCCAGCTCAGAATCTGAAAGGCCCATGATTCCTAGAGGGAAAATAGTTTTTTCAGGACATTAAAACAGTGAGTATTTCAGTCTTTAAGTTGTATCGCAGCAGTTAAACACATGCTGAAACACAGCACATCCATTGCTACGGTTATTTATAAAAAGATGCTTCACCTTGTTTCTTTCAGGTTGCAGTAATTCATCCACAACTAaatgacaaaaagcaaaaatctgATTAGTCACTGACCAGATACACTGCTGTGGACGTTTGTTCTAACTTCATACAACATGTAACAAGATGTGTAACAAATAACACGTCAGCTGTACCTTTCAGAAGTCTGCTGATTTTAACAGCCAAACCAGTGGTCACCATCATGAAGACAAGAGTCAGACCGCCCAGGATCACAGTCGCCAGCGTTAGTTTGACATCAGGCTtttctaaaacaaaaatcattacGTTAAACTAAACTTTCCATTTGCTGGCTTGAGATGAGGCTAACAATCTGCACAATGAGAGCAGTCTTACTTTGAGACTCGCTGtccacatcatcatcaaattcACCGTCACCTtttaatgaaatgaagaaaaatgtagttGTTTTGGCAGATTTTCATCATAATcatattttgatgtttaaatAGTCACATTTTGCACAGGTATcaataaaactgtgaaaatatatttgcattGTGTGAGGAATTAACCAAATAATTTACAGTGATCTTACCgtcaacatttaaataaatcactCTGAAAATTAGACGCCCCCTTGTgtaaaatgcacagaaatacTGTCCAGAGTCAGATACATTCACTTGATTGATGTTGAGAAAGAGGGTAGAGATGTTGGAGCTCATTTCAAAATTTCCAGTTTGATATCCATCGCAGAAGTGAACTGGGCTGTTAGAGGTCAACATAACAGAGATACAGCTGACCTCGGTCCTGTTGACCAGTCTGAACCAGAAAGTCACAGTTTCATCTTTGAAAATCTTTGggcacagcagtgtgacttcTTGACCAGACTGGACCTTCACAGTCTGagactcagacactgagacagagatccagcctgaaacaaacaacagacacagcaagAGATTGAGTTGTTTTAAAGTAACATGAGGGTAAACAATAACTGTTGATAAAAGTCAGCAAGAACGTAACAAAGAAATAAGTTTCATTTCCGACTGGTTaaacatacaataataaaatgaagaatgaagttGAGAGTAATTCAGTTCCAGTACTTACTGAGGCTGCCGAGCAGTAAAGCTGTTCTCATAGTGAAGTTCATCATTGTGTTGATGACTGCAGCTCTTCAGTGTCCGTAACTGAAGTGTGACCAGGAAGGGAGCGCTTTCAATATAAAGAGGAGGggtgttgttctttttgttccttAAATTAACCACATAAATGCTTCCAGGAAAATAAGTGTTGATGCAAACGTATAAGAATACCAGTTAACAAATAGTCTTCAAACCAAATTATATACAGTACGACGAACAAAGATACACAAGTAGAGATAAAAGTGGACATCACAGTGAtaacacaggacacaggacaATGTTGTTATTTGTAGCTGCTCATCAGAGTGGGACACATTGTGACACATTGTGTTTGAGGCTTATAGAAACGGGGTTATAGAAACTGTAGTTGTGAATGTAGTTAATTAATTCAATGCTAGTACTTAATAAAGCTAcagaggagtaggaggaggctCAAACCGACAACAGAAATACTTTCAGAGAAAAACCAGTTGGGCAAAATGTTAGCCTTAAGTAATTattcaacaaaaatgtaatagtgtATGTTTAGATTTGAAGTGGCTGTTATGTTGAAATGGAAAACTTTATGTGAGATTGTCGGATCTAACCTCTTCATCCAAACTAAATGATACACACAACTTTTATTAGTGTGTATTGACCATAAAAACgacctcagtcagtcagctctCAGGTTGTCTGTAGGTGTAATGCTTGATAATATTTTCTTGACCTGCCACTGATACAGCACACAAGCTACCGATGTTGAGATAATAGTCAATGTGCTGAGGTGAGACTGAATAAAATTTCTTACAAGAAAGACATAATTCACTCTTAGTTAATTTAAAGCAtagaacaaataaagaaaagaaacaataaaaaacaaggaATCATGGGATCTTTTTGTTGAACTAAATTTAATCAAAAGTTTTTgactcattcagcagctgaacacactTGTGACATTCTGTCTATTGTACAATGGAAATGACACATTGTTTGGACAGTTGTCCCAACACCGTTACAAATGTGTTGCATTGTAGGCTGCTTTGCTTTCAGCTTCTGTCCAGTTCTGTCCAGCTCCACAGGGTCCACAGAGTCTTGAGACTATGGTCTTCCATCATGTGAGGCCTCAGTCTCAGTCTTTTCCTTTACTAGGTTTTGGACAGACCAGTCTGTCCTCCATTGTTACTTGactttttctgatgattttgaAGGCAATGTACAGCAGGTAGTTTACCACTGACCTTTGTACTGTTTAAGGTTTCTCTAGAAAGCCAGCCAGCATTTGCTGCTTcctttcagattttatttttagatgtaATAGGCCTCCAGCTTAGTACGCAAACCACACTGTGATGTCTCTTCCTGTCAAACAAGTGATGTTTACCAaactgtcctctgctgctgcagacttACATCTCCAGTGTCTCTCAGTATGAGAGACTGGGAACAGTTTCTGGTGTCCTCATGCTTTCTCGTCCAAACACCTGTCATATTCTTTAGACAGACAATGAATTCTTTTTGTCTAGAATAGTGGTaaccctcctccaccctcttgTCTCATACAAACAGGATCTTAATGAGGCATCAGTTCCACTCTGAGCTGCTACTTGCTTAATACTGTGTAGGCTTGTGCCGCCAACAGCCCTGACTCAGTGGACcatggacatgggatctctggTGGTGTTCTGTGGCACCtggacattggcagtggatcttttgggtcctgtgggttgtgggatgGGGCCTCTATGGATCTGGTTTGTTTGAGTACATCCAACAAGCTGGATCAGGTTGGGATCTGGGGAATTTTGAgcagttttatgtgtgtgtgtgtgtgtgtgtggtgggtacACTGgcctgctgggggaggcctcTGCCATTGcagagtgctgttgccatgaggaggtgtgcttggtctacaacagtgTTTcggtgggtggtacatgtcaaagtaagaTCCTggtgaatgtcaggacccaaagtttcccagcagaacattgtaatGAGATAACCAATGCTATTCAATTCACCTGttggtggttttaatgttgagaCTCAGTCATTTTACAGGTGTTCTTACTGACTCATCCATCAAACACCAGTCAAAGAGAAACTATGATAATAAGATAAAGCATCAGTTCCACTCTGAGTCTCTCTGCTGGCAGTGTAAATAACATGAgtctccacttctctctctgatgcagGCCTCCTGTTTCTTATTGTTGGTGAATACAGTCTCATCAGGTACTCAGAGTCCACATTCTGTAAATGACAGTATTTCCAGTCACACATCTTACACAGCTGAGctggtgagaaaaacaaaatcatgacTTGTCtcttaaataattaaatcagaTGATAGTattaataaaatgaattcaCCTCACGCTGTCGCAAATTCTGATGttcctctttagctgctaattAACAGAGACAGTAAATCTGATCAGTTAATTCactctcatttaaaatgaactcaCAGAACTAAAACTATGCCAGTACTTAATGACCAAATATAAGACAGATAAGGTGGCTCAAGTACCTGTCTGAAGCTTCCTTATTTTGACAACCAGACCAAAGCTGAACATTAAGTGCAGAACCGTCACAGTGGTCAGAATCTCACTCGTCAGCTTTGACTCTTCTACAAGAAAGGTTCATGTATCAGATTCTATGACTGAGTGTCTGGAGACCTGGATAGCTTTAAATGCACAGAACTGTTGAAAGTAATCTGTAGGGAGGGTCTTACTTTTTCCATCCATGTCATCACGAGGTTCATCATGACCCTCTAATGAAATAAAGATCAGCGTGGTCTCATTTTGACAGTAATTACATAggcatataaaaacacagtaaataaagacTGTGGTAATCTTACCTTGAACTCTTAAATTGATCACTCTGAAAACTGTCTGTCCGTCAATGTAGAATCCACAGAGGTACAGCCCCGCGTCGTAGAAGTCCACTTGGTTGATGTTGAGAAAGACAATGGACATATTTGATGTCATTTCAAATTTTCCTCTTTGAAATCCATCGCAGTATGAAGCATTGCTATTCGAGCCGTACATAGAGGAGACGCAGCCAGCCTCGGTTCTGTTGACCACTCTTGACCAGGTCGTCGTCGTTGGATATGTAGAAATGTTGgagcacagcagtgtgacatGGAGACCAGGCTGGCTCTCCACGGTCTGAgtctcagacactgagacagagatccagccTGATCCAACAAGAGATTTAGTTGCTTTACAGTAACATCACATGATGTTTTAATAATGGTAACAAGCAAATAAGTTTTAATTGTGGCTGATTGAAGAAGTTAGCAGAGTTGCAGTGCAGATGGTGGAGTAATTCAGTTACttactgaggctgcagagaatTAAAGCTGTTATGAAAGTAAAGGTCTTCATTGTGTTCATGACTGAGGCTCTTCAGTGTCCGTAACTGAGCTGTTCTCTCTTCACATATAGAGGCAGCGTGCTATTTTGTGACATATCCTGTTGCTCAAACTTACCACATAAAGGCTTtcaggaaaatgtgtgttgatGCAAAATGTTCATGTCAAGGAGTGTGAGACAAAGCAGTGCTCTGTCTATGTTTTAAACAAAGTCTAGAAATGAAGACATGAATATCAGATGTGGTATTCCCATTCAAAAACCttggcaaaacacaaaaatcatgtttgttGATACATTTTGAAgaagtgctgtttttctttggaaaCGTTaggtctttgttgtgtgtggttgtgatgCAGAGAGCTGAAGGCCAAGCTTCCTCTGGTTGACACCTCCCTCATGACAGCCATACGTCACTGATACAGGCAGAGCTGTTTGTTACTGCAGTGGAATGATGGGCAGGTGGGCTTCACtcttaaaatacagtttgtttgtgattcagacatttaacagaTGACTACACAAAGGCATGCTGGGATACGACAGAGGAAAGTCTGTGTGCTGCCTCCTTTCAGATTTTTACTAGAAAGCTTTAGATTCACAGACCTCGTGATTTTCAGCTCAGATGTTCTCAgaccacactgtgctgtctcttcctgtcaaaCAAGTGATGTGTATCTCACTCACACCTGCTCTGATGCAGACCCACATCTAACTCCCACTATAAGAAGGTGTCCTTACCCCTCCATCAGACACCAATCAGActtagactgagagaaagaaaatgaatcccTGCAGAAGAAAGACACTCGAAGTTGCTCAACATCAGCTCTTTATTGCAAACTTCCATATATTATTTTAAGAGTAGTTATTCCTGTCACCAACAAGCCGTACAAAGCCCAGAgcataatataatgtataatgtgtaaTATGATGCAGCATCAGTTCCAGTTGCCTCCTGAGTCTATCTGGTGGCAgcataaacaacatttgtctccagctctcttctcttggtttttgtttgaaaagtcaCAGCTGCGTAGTTCACATCATCAGAGACACGAGTCTGTGAAAAGAATATTTCCACTCttaatgagatgagatgagactCTTAAACTTGTTCTCTATAGGATTGTTTTCTTGTTACTTATCAGCCTATACACACAAATGACTAATATTTAAAAGATACATTACAAACATAGATAAAATATCAgcctatatacagtacagtctCAGCTGTTGTTTGGTTGAGCTCTatgaaaacagatataaaatgaAAGTTGGATTCACCTCACTTTGCTGTGGATTCTGTTCTTCTTTATCAGCTGagtgacagaaacaagacaTCAGGTCAGTTAGTTGATCATTGTCTTTGCTAAACcaggagtttgacatttttcaagcatttttacTCAAATTTAAGAGaattttcaacaacaacaaaatcaaatacaTGATAGACCCAGTAACTGAACAAAGTACCTGTCTAAAGTTTACTGGTTCGAACAAGCAGACCAGTGTTGACCATTACAAGGAGAACACTCAGACCACGCAGGATCACACACGTCAGCTTTATCACACCACTCTCTTCTACAGGAAAAATCATTAAGTCAGACTCTGTTTCCCTTCAGAGACCTGGTCATaatcaaaaagacaaactgaattcagctaaacagtttaatctgcacaatCAAAGAAATCTTACCTTTACATTTGCTGTCCTCGACATCATGTGGCTCATCATTGCCTTGTAAAGaaatgaagatatttttagACTTGAGTTTATTTTGGCAGACGTACATCATAACCATTTCTTACCTGCTGTCAAAATCTATTTATCATATaagcagaaaaagacatgacagaacaatgggaatgaaaagacagaaaagattttACAATAATCTTACCTCCAACCTTTAAATACTGAGACTCAGTGAAAGTTATACGTCCATTTGtgtaaaatccacagaaatactgTCCAGAGTCAGATACATCCACTCGTTTGATTTTGAGAAAGACAGTAGAGCTGTTGGATCTCATTTCAAAATTTCCAGTTTCATATCCATCACAGTATTCAGCTTTACTGTCAGACCCGGACATAACTGAGATACAGCTCATATTGATCCTGTTGACCACTCTGAGCCAGAACGTCACAGTTTTATATGTGAAAATCTTTGggcacagcagtgtgacttcTTGACCAGACTGGACCTTCACAGTCTGagactcagacactgagacagagatccagcctgaaacaaacaacagacacaacaagaGATTGAGTTGTTTTAAAGTAACATGAGGGTAAACAATAACTGTTGATAAAAGTCAGCAAGAACGTAACAAAGAAATAAGTTTCATTTCCGACTGGTTaaacatacaataataaaatgaagaatgaagttGAGAGTAATTCAGTTCCAGTACttactgaggctgcagagcagtAAAGCTGTTATCATGGTAAAGTTCATCATTGTGTTGATGACTGCAGCTCTTCAGTGTCCGTAACTGAAGTGTGACCAGGAAGGGAGCGCTTTCAATATAAAGAGGAGGggtgttgttctttttgttccttAAATTAACCACATAAATGCTTCCAGGAAAATAAGTGTTGATGCAAACGTATAAGAATACCAGTTAACAAATAGTCTTCAAACCAAATTATATACAGTACGACGAACAAAGATACAGAGATAGAGATAAAAGTGGACATCACAGTGAtaacacaggacacaggacaATGTTGTTATTTGTAGCTGCTCATCAGAGTGGGACACATTGTGACACATTGTGTTTGAGGCTTAACAACAAACCAATGTGTCACTTTTTGAGTTGTGTAATGCAAATGTGATGTtccaacaaatgtattttattaaaagtagTTAACGTGACTGAACTTTCTGATGgtgtctgctgtgaaatgtcagagtCCAGTCTCAGGTgctcagtcacatgaccaaacACTCAGTGAATCTCATTGTTGAAACAGTGTAAGCAAAACCAAACTCTTTCATGATGtaaatttctattttaaaaaggactaactctgttgtttttgaacctggactTTACTAACAGATCACAGCAACCATGTTTCAGTAActcctgtgttgtgctgtttatcagtggcgtctggtagtgatatatagcaataTTTCTGGTTTAAGACAAAGCATCTTTCTCTTTGATACAAAGGTTTATCTGTGTaagaatcctatccataatgtggtcagacactgagaaaccatttattttatccctgtaaatcatttacacccaaaaacatgggcaAATAAATCTCAGGTTAAAAAGTACCACAGTTATCCATCCAGCTGTCAACAAATGTTATAGCTCACACAATATTAGTTgatttatttgacatatttatttgacttattCTCCATGTTGTCATGAGGTTTACCTCTGCCTTTACACATGATGTCGATGACTAAATTCTTTCTCATCTTATTTACAGTTTTCCATCATAATCTGTCTTTGACCATGTTAAAATaagactgtgtctgtttcctttgtgttaGCAGCTGAATGACACTTGGCAACATTCTTACCTTGAACCTTTAAATATGTTGCCCTAACAATAACGGGGTGTCTGCTTATATAatatccacagaaatacagtccagagtcagatGAATCCACATCCTTCATTTTGAGAAAGACAGTAGAGATGTTGGatctcatttcatattttccctCTTGGACTCCACTACAGAGTGAGGCAGGGTCAGTGGCTGTGTAGATGGAGGAAATGCAGCGGGGCTGGGTTCTGTTGGTCAGTCTGAACCAGATTATCTGAGAAGGAGAAGTGGTAAAGTTGGAGCACAGCAGTGTGGCTTCTTCACCAGACTGGACCTCCACAGTCTGAGACTCAGAAACTGAG
Protein-coding regions in this window:
- the LOC108881994 gene encoding uncharacterized protein LOC108881994 isoform X1, coding for MNTMKTFTFITALILCSLSWISVSVSETQTVESQPGLHVTLLCSNISTYPTTTTWSRVVNRTEAGCVSSMYGSNSNASYCDGFQRGKFEMTSNMSIVFLNINQVDFYDAGLYLCGFYIDGQTVFRVINLRVQEGHDEPRDDMDGKKESKLTSEILTTVTVLHLMFSFGLVVKIRKLQTAAKEEHQNLRQRENVDSEYLMRLYSPTIRNRRPASEREVETHVIYTASRETQSGTDALSYYHSFSLTGV
- the LOC108881994 gene encoding uncharacterized protein LOC108881994 isoform X2; the protein is MNTMKTFTFITALILCSLSWISVSVSETQTVESQPGLHVTLLCSNISTYPTTTTWSRVVNRTEAGCVSSMYGSNSNASYCDGFQRGKFEMTSNMSIVFLNINQVDFYDAGLYLCGFYIDGQTVFRVINLRVQEGHDEPRDDMDGKKESKLTSEILTTVTVLHLMFSFGLVVKIRKLQTAKEEHQNLRQRENVDSEYLMRLYSPTIRNRRPASEREVETHVIYTASRETQSGTDALSYYHSFSLTGV